A window of Enoplosus armatus isolate fEnoArm2 chromosome 3, fEnoArm2.hap1, whole genome shotgun sequence contains these coding sequences:
- the LOC139282450 gene encoding transcription factor HES-5-like, whose amino-acid sequence MKPAEITFSLQRPLQHRDPDMAPTITATMTNSQEHLTLTHKLRKPLVEKLRRERINSSIEQLKSLLGPEFLKQQPDSKLEKADILEMTICVLRRLQQQHQAVDSAAVKQGYSRCVQEVDNFLSREQEKTQSQRRLLNHFNKSSSEKNLREADFSRLTSTVQTNITKEKSLTNSAPWRPW is encoded by the exons GAAGCCAGCAGAGATCACATTCTCTCTACAGAGACCTCTACAGCACAGAGATCCAGACATGGCACCTACAATAACTGCAACAATGACCAATTCTCAGGAGCATCTGACTCTGACCCACAAG ctcagaaagCCTCTGGTGGAGAAGTTACGCAGAGAGCGAATCAACAGCAGCATTGAGCAGCTCAAGTCTCTCCTGGGTCCAGAGTTcctcaaacagcagccagactCCAAGCTGGAGAAAGCAGACATCCTGGAGATGACAATTTGTGTCCTGAGacgactgcagcagcagcatcaggcaGTGGACTCAGCAGCTGTCAAACAGGGATACTCTAGGTGTGTCCAAGAGGTGGACAACTTCCTGTCAAGGGAGCAGGAGAAGACACAGTCCCAAAGAAGACTTCTGAACCACTTCAACAAGTCCTCCTCTGAAAAGAACCTGAGAGAGGCTGACTTCTCTCGTCTGACCTCCACAGTCCAGACCAACATCACCAAAGAGAAGAGTCTAACCAACAGCGCCCCCTGGAGGCCGTGGTAG